The genomic stretch CAAATTGCAGAGACATGAACGAGCATTTACAAGCAGAGAGCTTGACAACCAGAGCAACCACCACATTGAACAATGCAAAACCTGGAGGGGCACTGACATTTCAATGTCAAATCCTCAACCCATGTGCGAAAAATACAGTCTTTAATGCAAAAGCATAACAGCGTTATAAAACAGTCCTACAACCTTTAGAAGTTTGCCCTATATTCATCATCTGCCTAAGGATCACGCCATCTGCGTAGCTTGGTTCAAAGCAATGTTCAGTCTCACTGCAAGGTAAGAGATCTCTTCAAAGAGGCACGGCCACTATCAGCCCCATGCCTTCCAAGTATTCCCTCCAAGAGTGATGCAAATGCCTGACCCTGTTTGACAGTGATCCAGCCCAATTAGCAGCACTACAAAGCTGTGCTGTCAGTACATTCTATTACCCTCATTCAATCCCCAAGGTGCAAGCTGAGCTTTAAGAGGGCTACCTCAAGCCACAttgggaaagagaaaaaaagaaaaaaaaaaaagagtgaatgtCACTCAGTTTGGCTCTTGCAAATAATTagtaaatgtttttaaatgttaaacacctctaaacaaaaaaaaaaacaaaaaaaaaacaaaaaaaaaaaactaagagGGTACGGCAAAAGGTTAGAATAGAGGGACACGGGGCCGGAGCATTCTACCTTACCTTTAAACTGTAAAACgttttttcttggttttctaAGTCGGCTGAGCACTTTCACTGAGTCCTTTATCTGATCAGTTGGCAACTAGGAGAAATTCTTTCTATCAATCCCCATTTAGAGTTACTGATAAAGTGTAACTTGTGCACTGCTCTGAAGAGACTGGGGATGATAGGGCGAATGCTTTATTGCCAAAGACCTCCAAGCTCCCACACACTTTGGAGGGAGTAAACAGACTCAAAGTACATCGCAAAAGTACACCCTTTTTCAATATTGGTAAAgaataaatatttcaaaaattCAAAATTATGCAAACACGTGCCACTCTTGCTCTTTAACTTCCATGCATATGGACTATTTACAAATTGAAAAATACAGACTTGCTATTTTGTtcttttgaagttttttttcttcttttcccccCTGAAATGTCTTTGCCCCGTTGCAATCAGCCTATCAACATTCAGCCACCCGGACAAGGATCTCACCACATATTGCAGACATGGTCAGGACAATTAAAGCTgtgttgaaaacattttcacactaatgggaaaacaaaagtcaaaatcaaaacagaaaagattCACAAGCAAAAAACATAGGAAAATAAGATAGTTCAGGGGAGGTGTTACAATACGAGCCAAAAGGATGTACTTGTTTAAGAtggattttctgctttctcaAGACTCCACTCTGTTGCTAACAATACTGTAGTACACTTTCTTTTTATTACTCTAccttttatttaaatataattTACTTTGAAGATTTTGTTAAACAAATCCAGGAAAAATGATGCAAAAGTGGTTGGTTTGCCAAAGGAAAGGCGGCAGAAGGCCCGTGCTGCCCTGTTAAATTGCATCAGCGCTCTAGTTTGTCAAGATACTCAAGAGTCCGTTGCATTGGGACGTGTCCTCAATCCTCAATGTACTCCCACAGGTCCTTCTCATAGCCTTCATGCACGTGCTGTAGCAGCACTCTTCGCCGGCTCTCACAGTATCtgtaaagacacaaaacacttttagagaaaacacaaatacaacagtGGCAGGGAGTGATAATGACTCTGCCTTTACTGACCTGTACTTATCTTGTACTTTCTGCTTGATGTCCTGCAAGGAATCCTGGGAGATATCCCGCTCTAGGTAGCCAGAGAGCACCTCAGTGGCATTTTCAAGGTCTGCCTGGTTGTTCTGATGAACCAAAACCAAATATTATTTTATGCCAGAGCAGCAACAGATTAATAAGACGGAAAGTTTGGGCTGATTTCCTCCCATCTGTCCCTCCCAACAATCAGGTGACTCATTTGGTCATGGGCCTTTGTCAGTGAACTAGTTCTACTGCCAGAGAGAGGAGCGATGGATGGAAATGTGGCAGAATTTTGTAGCATAATCTGTCTTTCAAGAAAAATCCAATCTGCGCAGTCAAAGAGAAGCAATGGTGGtgcacagctccctctggcAAGATGATCTAATATTGCGTACTAAGATATTTCTTTGGTGTGATGGGATGCGGTTTCACAATTGTTAAGAATTTCTAAAAATGCCTCTACTCTAAGTCTGGCCAAAGGATTCAGTACTAAACataattcaacaacaacaataaataccCAATTTAATGGTGGCCGACTGTGTTTATTAAAATTACATGAATACTAAAATAGCTTTAGTTATTCAATCGCCATCTTCTCACACTTTGACATTCGAGTCAACACCTTCCCTTCAGCCATACCTCAAAAATAATGGACTGGTTGTTCTTCTTGAGGTAGAAGGCAAAGACGTAAGTGAACATAAGTGTGGAGCGGCACTGGCACAGCACATCCACGGCCTTCTTCAGAAACTGCACCTCAATCCAGGACatgttgtgctgctgcatctcctccatcttctgctTGACCTGAGCATAGAGCTTGTGCTCAAAGCGCAGGCTCTGCATGTGGTTCATGTAGCGGTTGCAGTAGAACAGGTACCTCTGCAAGGCGGCCCTGGagcgctgcacacacacaacgtgGAACTGACTTGAGCTCATTCTAGTGTAACTTCAAAATTCTCTGAGAAATGGATCATCAGCAACACACAATGAAATGCTGAAACTGTATTCTACAGGCATTTCAGGATAGATGACATTCTACATCATGCAGCCGTCAGCTGTGTTTACCGGAGGTGTAGTTCACATGTAGTGTTTGCACCCCGGTGAATCCACTGTTTTTGCATGAACATCTTAACAGTGTACAGCTGGGTAACATGACGGACTGTCACTTGGAGTGGCATAAAATTCTGTTGAGAATTTTGTTGCAGGCTTTAAAATTATTGTGGTATTTATCAAATTATATACGTTTTTTCAGGATTTCTTATCTGAATGTTGTGTGTCATCCAGTGCCATGGGATGGAAACAATACTTGGCACACTTCTGCCTCTATGTGATTACAAATGCCAGTTACACCTGTGGCAAACACGGCTGAATGTTGCACACTGAAGAAGGGTGTCTTATGTAACAAATGTATGAATAAAGTAGCATGCAAAGCTTTTAAAATGGATCAGTGGGATATAATTCATTACCTCTTGAGCATCTCTGGCTGCCTTGGCATCATCTTCATTGTAGCGATTGCAGTTGTACCTAAAACGTCACAGTCAGGTCAGAACCATCAACAAGAGAATACCATAACACACATCACGACTGTTTGAcaatattttatgtttacattGCAGATGCTGGATGGTATTTAGACAGAAAATGGCATGAAAATTTGCACTTAATATTTGAATTGATAAATTTAGATTTTCACATTCAATTTTTTATTTGAAGTGTaaacaaaactgtcaaaaaacaGCCACATGGGACCAGAAGTGACACCATCATAAATGACTTTATAAGCACTTAGCTCTTACCAGGCTGAGCCATGGGGTTCCCATGGACCCAGGCAGACCCAGCAGAACTCAGCTTTGCAGTTCTGGTTCCGACAAACCATGTGGTTGCAGCCACCATCTTTCTCAATGGTGACGTGGCATTTTGGACACTCCtgtcagaaaaagagaggaatgATTTTTGTAAGAAAAAAGATATTTAAAAGTCTGTAGATGTTTTAAGAAGCAATTTAAAAAGATTGTCACTTGTCGCACCTGTAACATGTTGGCATACAgatatgttaaaaaaatgaggtagaccttttctttttttcttaaataaataactgtacaGTACCATTATTTCCACAATTGAAACGTCTTTGAGATCATCACATTAATTCCATACACGAAGCAGACAAGAGGGCAAAACTAAGACCATCCTGATTCCATACCTTGGTATTTGCTGCAATCCAGTTTGAAgtttcactgtcatcatcacatTTCTTAATCCATTTTCTCAGCcactacaaaaaaaagaaaagaattcaGTAAGAGTACAAAATAGTCTTGTTGAAAATGAAGGCTAATATTAGCAGGATTTCACTCGTGATACTGGAACAGGTTAATATTTCTGTGTGGTGATAAAATATTCCCAATTGTCTTACCTTGCATTTGACAGGATCATGCCAATTCTCTCCACAGTTGAAGCTGCACCAACAGGATGTGTCACAAGTCAAAATCACATAATGTTTAATGATTGCTATTAAACTGAGAGTAAACTTTCAAGAAATGTCACTGTCAGTTCACAACAGTCTAACACACTGTGCTTTTCTAAACAGGCTCTCTTACCAGAACTGACGGCCACACTTGCACCTCACCGGCTTGGCATCTGGATACTGGACTTTGACGACATGATGGCAGTCTGGTGCAGGGCACCACTTTAACAGTCGATTGCACTTGAAGGAGTAATGAGAGATCACATATCAACTCAATGTTTCATGTATGCTTCAGCACAAAGAAGGTCCCCGCTTTTCCAAGTAGTACATACAGGTTAACCTAACAGCTCAACATCATAAACCAAAGCTTTACATTCCATTTCAACAAACTGTTAAGGAGAAGAAAATCTCAAAGCTTACCTCTACAAAACTATTCGTAATTAAATGCTGGTACTTCAACTTCACTTTTGAATCTGTTATGAGGCGCCTATAGGAGAAGTCAAATCATTTATTAGCTTTCATTACATAAAAATAGGTGACTTTGGCATAAACTTCCATCCTTCATATTCAGTGCATACCTTCAAGcaacactgcagaaaacaaatgcttgtttgaatgttttcacaCAATTACACATTTTCCAGAGTAGCTCAGTCAAGTAAAATTGGAAGTTGACATTACAATGAGACATTTCATAATAACAAAATTCAGAGTTCATGAAATTAAATACTGACATAgggagcatgtttctgcatgtgttacACCCTAAACTGATCAGGGCTGGGTCCCTCGCTAGCTGGTCTGATCAGAATGTAGGTTAAGACAATTACTGTCAGCTTAACAGCTAGTGTAACAGATTAGTGTCCATGCTTTCAATGTGGAGGTATATATCATTGCACAACAGCCTGAAAATCAACATTGTAAAGCAGAAATGTAGTGGTGTAACTAGTTCACCCTAGACTAAGAACGCTCAGGTAAAAATTTTAACGCTGCAGATGTAACTATGTTGTGAGAGAAATGTCCTTCTCAAGTAGTTTGTTAGTGAAGCTTGTCTATCTCTGTACACTTTTCatgtcacaaaaaataaattaaaaaaaaaaaagaggaatcaTTTTTCTTTCCGGCTCTTTTCATTACCAGGATGGTTCAGTCACATTTGAGTATTCTGATCACTGCCGGGCAACGTGCAAcgacacatcaaaacaaagagaaacacaaacagatactCACATGACTGTGTTGTCATCAACCAAAATGTCACAACTATGAGCAGGGCAAGAAATGGTCTGAGAAGACAACACAGAAGGCAAATCATGAGTTAGATGGCTATTAAAAGACTAAAAGTGAAGAGTGACTTGTACACTAAAACAAATCTTAATGGATACCTGTCCCATTCCTTCCTCTATGATTTTGGTGGTCAGGTAATCTCCCCAGCATTGCATGCAGAACTTATGTCCACACTCCAGGCCTGTAAAATACTGGAAGAGAAGGAAGCATCTTGTAAATATGGCGCTTCTAATCACGCGATTTAAGCATGCATGTGCTTGGGGAAATAGGGTCAAAGTGCAGTAGGCAGAGTACAATAGCAGTTTCAAATGCTCCCTGGCTGATTCTACCACTAGCACAGGAAGCATTGCATTATTTAAAATAACCATGCCCTTCATTACACGATAGCCAACACAACTAACCCAATGTAAGGTTTGCA from Chaetodon auriga isolate fChaAug3 chromosome 6, fChaAug3.hap1, whole genome shotgun sequence encodes the following:
- the arih1 gene encoding E3 ubiquitin-protein ligase arih1 codes for the protein MDSDEGYNYEYDDEEEECSEDSAEEEPEDDTLELGEVELVDPVVAAGERDECGETGGGGHGPGEDEEEDYRFEVLTAEQILQHMVECIREVNEVIQNPATITRILLSHFNWDKEKLMERYFDGNLDKLFSECHVINPSKKPRIRPPINTRSSAQDMPCQICYLNFPNSYFTGLECGHKFCMQCWGDYLTTKIIEEGMGQTISCPAHSCDILVDDNTVMRLITDSKVKLKYQHLITNSFVECNRLLKWCPAPDCHHVVKVQYPDAKPVRCKCGRQFCFNCGENWHDPVKCKWLRKWIKKCDDDSETSNWIAANTKECPKCHVTIEKDGGCNHMVCRNQNCKAEFCWVCLGPWEPHGSAWYNCNRYNEDDAKAARDAQERSRAALQRYLFYCNRYMNHMQSLRFEHKLYAQVKQKMEEMQQHNMSWIEVQFLKKAVDVLCQCRSTLMFTYVFAFYLKKNNQSIIFENNQADLENATEVLSGYLERDISQDSLQDIKQKVQDKYRYCESRRRVLLQHVHEGYEKDLWEYIED